The genomic window AAAGAACGCAAAGACTATGAAGAATTCACAGGCTTCTGAATCTCCGGACAACACAGATAACGATCTGCTCCCAGAATACGACTTTGACTATCGCAAAGCTCGTCCTAACCGTTTTGCTACTCAAACAGACAAAGCTGCTGTAACAATCATCCTAGATCCAGATATTGCTGAGGTTTTCCAGACATCAGAAGCAGTAAATAATGCGCTCCGTGCTTTATTATCTGCAATTCCAAAGACGGTAAAATAAATGGCGATCGCATCTTCCCTCTTGGGCAACGATAAGCGCGATCGCACTTTATCCAGCTCTCGACTGAAAGGGAGTACCCACGGTTGTTATAGTTATCTCAAAGCCTCAGAGAGATAATGATGCAAATTACGCTCGATCTCCCCGAAGAATTGGTATCGCAACTGAATTCGCTAGGAGACAAACTACCACAAATCTTGGAATTGGGACTGCGTGAGTTTAACGCAAGTTCTCAAACGGGTTTTGCAGGTGTAGCCGAAATATTGGAATTTTTAGCAACACTTCCCACACCCGAAGAAATTATTGCCCTGCGTCCCTCCGAAGCACTGCAAGCTCAGATTAGTAGCCTGCTAGAGAACAACCGCACCCAAAGTCTAACGCTTGCTGAAGCACAGAGTTGGGAACAGTATCAGTACCTTGAACACTTAATTCGGCTGGCGAAGGCGAAAGCATACCTAAAACTCAAGAAATTGAGTCAAGGATGAGCAGCACGTATATCCCATCCGCGCTACGACGCCTCATTTACGATCATGCGAAAGGATGCTGCTAATATTGCCGGATGTCGGACGGTGAGCATAACCGATCGCATCTTCCCTCCTGTGCAACCATAAATGCGATCGCACTTTTTCCTCTTCTACAAGGCTCCCGCGCGATCGCATTTTCTCCTCTGCATTAAAGGAAAGCGATCGCTCTATCTCATTCCCAAGAGTATCAAATTACTATCAGAGGATAGATAATTCCTCGGACTTCTAGAGTGTAAGTTAATTAAAAGATGTAAAAATATTAACTGAAACTATGCCAGTAAAGAGCAGAGAAGGTTCATCCACAAACCAAATGAGTGAAGCGATCGCTACAGCAACTCAAATGGCTGCTTGTGCGGCTAAGTGGGGTTCTAATGTAGCAATGGTTACAGCAGAAGAGATTACAAATACTACTACTGCTGTCAGCAAGTCGGCGGTACCTGCGGCTGTGCAATTCGTGGAGCAGGGGACGGAAACGGTAGGCAAAATCGTTACTCCTATCGCTGAAAATCCGTTAATCAAATATGCTGCCAAAGTACCAGGCATTAATGTGTTAATGACTGCCCTCGGTCAGGTTGATGTCCAAAAGGCTCAGAATGAGGTAGACAAGCTGCGACAAGAATATCCTCTAGAAAAACCTGAGCAACTGGCTCACCGAATCATGGTCGATACTGCCCTGAAAGCGGGGGGAATTGGATTAGCTACTAACTTTTTGCCTCCTTTAGCGCTTGCTTTGTTCGGGATCGAGCTAGCTGCGATCGCAGCACTGCAATCTGAGATGATCTATCGCATTGCTGCGGCATACGGATTTCCGCTAAAAGATCCCACACGCCGGGGCGAAGTCTTGGTAATTTTCGGTTTGTCTGTGGGAAGTTCTGGAGTCCTCAAAGGCGGGCTGAGTTTTGTAGAAATCCTGCCTGTAATCGGTGCTGTGGTTGGAGCGTCGAGTAACGCTAGTTTGATTTACACTCTAGGATATGTTGCCAGCCGCTTCTATGAAGCAAAGAAAAATTCTGCTGCAAGTAGCGCAGGTGTCACGACGACAGGCTAAGCAGCCAATCCTAGCAGTGATGTTGTTGCTTCCTATCGTACTCATTTCTCTTGCGTGAGGCGATCGCAACAATAGGGACAGGAAATGTCTTGTTGATAATGAGGGGAAGTTTTTTCAGCTTCCGAGATGGCATGACCGCAACTGGGACACATTTGGTGAGTTCCTAGCGAATGCCGCCAGTGCAGAATAAACTAACTCTCCCACTCTTACGGGCAATAACCTTTGCTCTCACTAAGCCCCAATTCTTGTATTTGCAAAGGAGCCAACGAGCCAATATGTCACCATTTCTCCCTTCCCTTTGACTTTGATAGCGCCTCGTTTTTGGAACACATACTTATCCTTGAGTCGCTCATAGGTGGCTTCCGTCACCTGAATGCTTCCTGCTTGACCGGAAGACTCCATGCGCGAAGCAATATTGACAGCATCTCCCCACAAGTCATAGATAAATTTCTTCGTGCCAATGACTCCAGCGATAACAATGCCTGTATTAATACCAATGCGGATTTGAACGTTCACACCTCCTTCGGTTCGCAAGCGCTCGATCGCAGCTTGCATTGCCAGTGCCATATCTGCGATCGCTTCGGCATGATCGGCTCTCGGAAGTGGTAGCCCAGCGGCTACCATGTAGGCATCGCCAATCGTCTTGATTTTTTCTAATCCCAACTGTTGAGCCAGTGCGTCGAAAGTGCAAAAAATCTGATTGAGTAAGTTAACCAGCTCAATCGGTTTTAAGCGAGCCGATAGGGGCGTAAACCCAACAAGATCGGCAAACATAATTGTCACCTCGTTGAATTGTTCAGCGATCGCAGCTGGATTTTGTTTGAGCTGCTTGGCGATTGCCTCTGGCAAAATATTGAGCAATAACTCTTCTGACTTTTGCGCGGAGTCCGCCAGTTGCTCTATGGCTTGTTCGAGTCGATCGGATTGTACTAAGATCGATTTCTCAAAAACATCTAGCAACTGCGTTAAAGTCACTACCTGGGATTTAAGCTGCGCTACCTCACGCTCAGTGTTTCTTGTGAATATTTGCCTAGAGGCTGGAGCAGATTCATCTTTTTGAGCGAAGACAGCTCCTCGATCGAAGGGCAGCAGTGCTGTCTTTACATTAAGCGCCAGAGTGCTGAACATCTGAGCCGTGCTATGAGGAATCTGGACTTTCAAGAACATGATGATTGCAAACAGATTGCCCGAAGGCAATAGACCACCAAACCCCAACACAGACTTGATTCCGAATGGAATCACAAAAGAGTCCTGGGCGGGAATATAGGGGTTGCCAATCGCTTCAGGCACATAGAAAACGTTGTATTTCCTTTGCTCGATTTCTACTAAAAGATTCGGGTCAGGGTTGATAACTGTTTTTATATCTAAGCCAAGCTGTCTGATGAGTTGTGAGATCATCGGCATCTGAGCGACTACAGATTCGCTTGCCAGTGGAATAGCCTTGTGTCCAACGGATGTGTGTCTTGAGTTCCATTCCGTTTGTTCTCCTACCGTTGCCAGTGGAGTCATGCACTTCATGGCAGGCAAAGGGGGATATTCGCCCAACATACTACGGGCATACTCGGCAAGTTCGGCTTCTAAGTCTTCATAAGGGTGAGTTTTGAACAAACGGACGAGGGCGCAGGATTTCTCACCAGTTAACTTAGTACAGAAATTTTCGTAAAGATACCTAACAATTCTGTTACTCGCCTCTTCCATACTTTCAGCCCCCAAGCCGAACTGGCGTAGAGCCAACCCGCATTCCACCATGTCCCTTAAAGTGAATCTCGTCAAGTCGTACATCTGACTTCCTCGTCGATTTGGAAATTGGGGTGCTGTTGAATACCGCTCTTGTGTCAAACTGGGCGATCGCAACAGTAGGGACAAGAAACATTCTCTTGATAATGAGGTGAAGTCTTATCAGCTTCCGAGATGGGATGCCCGCAACTGCGGCACATTTGGTGGGTTCCTGCTGCCAAACCTTCACGGACAGCGACACGTTGATCGAAGACAAAACATTCCCCTTCCCACAAACTTTCTTCTGGTGGAATTTCCTCTAAATACTTGAGAATGCCGCCCTTGAGGTGATAGACCTCTTGGAACCCTTGAGCCATCATAAATGATGTCGCTTTTTCACAGCGAATGCCGCCAGTGCAGAATAGGGCAACCTTTTTGTGTTTGCTGGGATTGAGATCGTTGCGAACGTAGTGGGGAAATTGGCGGAATGAGGCAGTTTTGGGATTTTGCGCTCCTTTAAAGCTACCAATAGACACCTCATAATCGTTGCGGGTGTCAATAATCGTTACTTCTGGATCTGAAATCAGCTCATTCCACTCCTTCGGACTGACATAGGTGCCGACGCGATCGCTTGGATCGATTTGGGGCAATCCCAATGTGACAATTTCTTTCTTCAACCGCACCTTCATCCGGTCAAATGGTGGAGAATCGGCATAAGACTCTTTATGCTCTAAGTCAACCAGACGCGGATCGGAGCGTAAAAACGATAGCACCGAGTCAATTGCCTGACGCGATCCTGCAATCGTCCCGTTAATGCCTTCTGCTGCAAGCAATATCGTCCCTCTAATACCCTGTACTTCGCAGTGCAATAACAAGGGATATCGCTTCTCGGCAAAGTCCGGCAACTTGACGAATTTATAGAAAGTTACAACAACTTGGCTCATTTTCCCCCTCAACCCGAAGGAGTAGAAATATTTTCCTCTGGTTTCCCATCTAACCTAACAAAGGAAGCTTTACGATGGCTTGCGTCTAGATATTTTTTCCTTTACCCCCTTTACTCATAGAAAGATATGAGCTACTATAACAAAAGTGGGTTTAGTTCCTACTGAAATTTCGGGGGTTTAGCTCAGTTGGTAGAGCGCCTGCTTTGCAAGCAGGATGTCAGCGGTTCGAGTCCGCTAACCTCCATTTCGCACTCTCTCAAGCATGGAGTTCTGAGGTGCCGGAAGCGATCGCTTCTAATTTTTCAGCATCCAACACTGTAATCTTACCACCGCGACTGTAAGCCACAACCGACTTCAAACTCTTGAACATTCGCACGCACTCCTCGTAAGTGATGCCAATACTCCGCGCTATTTGATAATAGGAAAGCTTCACCTTCAAAGATGCGCCAGTGGGGGTTGGTTCGGTTCCTTGAGATGCAAAATACTGAATAAACCGCGCTAAGCGTACAATTGCCCTTTCAGAAACCAATCCATGCACTGTGTCATGGAGTTGTTGCAATCGAGAATTGAAAACCATCAGCATTCGCAGGGAAATTTCTGGGGTTTGCCTAATTGCTTCTAAGAGGGCATCTCGTTGTACTGTAAGAATTATTGAATCAAGTTCAGCTGTCACCATCGCCGGAGAAATTCCATCACCCAATAAGGCGGGTGCGGCGAAAATTTCCCCCGGTGGTAGGGTACGCAGAATCGTTTCTTTGCCTGTTGTTGCAGTTTTGGTGATTTGCAAAGAGCCACCCAGCAGGGCGTATAGTTTAGGAGGTAAGCGATCGCCTTCATGTAAGACTATCTCCCCTTTGCTGTATTTCTGTACTTGGGTGTAAGGTTGTAAATGTTCTAATTCCGCAGGAGTTAGATCCACAAAAACCCGAATCTCAGAAAGTTGCTCGACTGTTGCCTGCATTATCTCTTAATGTTACTTTTAGCGGGCTAGGAAAATGTTACCAATTTGTGTCATATCCACATTTCCCCCAGTGATGATGACACCAATCTTTGCATCTGTAACAACTCCTGAAAGTAAAGCAGCTGCTGCTAAAGCGCCTGTGGGTTCTACGACAATCTTTAAGCGGAGCCACAAGAAAAACATGGTGCTGCGGATGGCTTCTTCAGATACTGTCACCATATCATCAACATAATGCAACACCAGCGGAAAGGTAATTTTCCCTAAACAGGGTGTGCGTGCGCCATCGGCGATGGTGTCAGGATTGGTAACAGTATGCAGCGTTTTGGTGTGAAACGAGCGGGTAGCATCGTCGGCGCGTTCGGGTTCTACGCCGATGACTCGACAATTGGGTGAAAAAGCTTTGGTAGCGATCGCGCAGCCGGATAATAAACCACCGCCACCGCAACAAACTAACACTAAGTCTAATTTTCCAACTTCCTGAATTAGTTCTAAAGCTGTTGTTCCTTGTCCTGCTATCACATGAGGATGATCGTAGGGGGGAATTAGGGTGAGATGGCGATCGCTGACCATATCTTTCGCCAAAGCTTCCCGCGTCGTTTCCTGACGATTGTACAAAATTACCTCAGCACCATAACCGCGAGTTGCGGCTTGCTTCACTGCTGGTGCATCATCAGGCATGATGATAGTAGTGCGAATGCCTAGCAGTTGTCCAGCAAGCGCGATCGCTTGGGCATGATTTCCCGATGAATACGTCAAAACGCCGCTTTGCTTTTGTGCTTTTGATAACTGCGCCATTGCATTGTACGCACCCCGAAACTTAAACGAACCTGTGCGTTGAAAATTCTCGCACTTGAAGAACACCTGAGAGTTGGTGCGCTGATTGACAGTTTTTGAGGTTAACACAGGTGTACGGTGGGCAATACCGCTAAGGCGCACCGCAGCAGCTTCCACCTCGGCGATGGTAACGGATAATACCATTTTGGATTTTGGATTGGTAATTGGGGGTTCCTTGTCAGCCAAGGATGCGATCGCGATCGCATCCTTGGTTGGCATTCCTGAGTAAAAATTATAAAGTTACTCTAAATAGAGATTTTTTCTTTTATCTTTTCCCGTAAGCTTACCAAAGGTAAGCCAAAAATATCTAATTTTCTACTGCTTTTTTTTGCGGACAAAAGCTGTGAGCTTTTTTATTTAGCAGCAAACACAAAAATTAGTTAAAATCCACTACATTTTTTAATCTTATCTCCCCTCTCAACAAACTGAAGACACCCGAACAGGGCATTTTAATCTTTACTATTATGCAACTCCACAATCAGCCCAATTGTTCTTTAGTTTCAGAACAAGCAATTGACCGTCACTTGTTAACTGTTGCTCGTGACAACCCTCTACCAGAAGTTATAGCTAGTCTTCAGTCTGGAGATTCGAGCCGGTGTGCTTTAGTGATGGAGGAGTCCCGGTTAGTTGGGTTGTTTAGTGAGCATAATATTATATCGCTTAACCTAGCTCAAAGGCATTTAGAAAAGGTTAAAGTTGCTGAGGTGATGACGACACCCGTTATTACCCTAAATATATCAAATTTACCAGATATTTTTATATTATCTTCATTATTGCAACAACATCAAATTCACCATCTGCCTGTAGTAGGCGATCGCGATCAAATATTGGGAGTAATCACCCCTCAAAGTATTTGCCGAGTGCTGGAAAAAGAAATTTCAAATCTTAATTCTGCATTTGCCAATTTGGAATCTGCGAAAGGGGAAAATTTGAGTAGCGTCACCCAGGATAGATCAAAAGGTAGCGAGAAAATCGGGCTTATAGCTCCAAACACAAGCCAACACCAGCAATTAGAAGGAAGCTGGCAACAGGCGAAGGAAAAATTAGCAATTACAGTAGAAGCGCCTGCAACTTACCTAAAAGAACCTTATGAAACCCTATCAGTTAAAGTTGCCAAGGAGCAGAGTTTTAAGACTCTCTTAGTAAGAGAGAGACAGTATAAGTCGGTTGTTGACAACGTTAAAGAAGTATTTTTCCAGACAGATACAGCAGGTTTCTGGACATTTCTAAATCCTGCATGGACGGAAATTACTGGATTCAGCATCGAAGAAAGCCTCGATACAAATTTTCTAAATTACATCCATCCTGACGATCGCCAACACAATCTAGAGCTATTTCAACTATTGATTAATGGAGAGAAAGACTATTGCAAACATGAGATTAGGTACTTGACAAAAGATGGTGACTACAGATGGATTGAGGTTTATGTAAGTCTGACATTTGCTGACGACAATGCGATATTGGGTACTTGCGGTACGCTGAACGATATCACGGAGCGCAAGCAAGCTGAATTTGCTTTGCAGGAAAGCGAACTGCGGTTCCGCTCTTTAGTTTCCAATATTCCCGGCGTAGTTTATCGCTCTGGCTGCGATTCGGACTGGACAATGGAGTTTATCGGCGATGCGATCGCAGAAATTTCCGGCTATCCACCTAGTGACTTTATTCACAACAAAATTCGCACTTTCGCTAGTATTATTCATCCCGAAGACACAGCCAATTGTGAAAATTTAGTTTTGAAAGCCGTGAAAGAGAGACAACTGTTTCTCGCTGAATATCGGATTATTCGAGCAGATGGCAGCATCAGATGGGTCTATGATAGAGGTCAAGGATTCTTTAGTGATGATGGGAGCGTACTTTGGCTCGACGGGGCAATCTTTGATATCACTGAACGCAAGCGAGCCGAAGCAGAATTAGAAAAGTCAAATCAGCGGACTATTAAAATTTTAGAAAGTATCACAGATGCTTTTTTTGCCCTCGATAAATCCTGGTGCTTCACTTACTTAAACTCAAAAGCCGAGCAGTACTTATTAAAAACCAGAGACGAATTAATTGGCAAATGTATTTGGGACGAGTTGCCAGAGGTAGCTAATTCTAGCTTGATAAAGCAATATCACAAAGCTGTATCCGAAAATATTACAATTCATTTTGAGACATTTTATGGGTCATCAAATACCTGGTATCAGTTACAAGTTTATCCTTATGAAGATGGCTTAAGCGTTTACTGCCATGACATTACTGAGCGTAAACAAGCAGAAGTTGCACTGCAAGAAAGTGAGGCGCGATATCGCGCAGTTGTTGAAGATCAAACGGAAATGATCTGTCGTTTTTTGCCTGATGGAAGCTTAAGTTTTGTCAACGACGCTTACTGTCGTTTCTTCAACAAACAGCCTAAAGAGTTAGTAGGGCAAACTTTTGCTCCCTTCATGTTAGAAGAGAAGCAAGAATGGATAACACAAGAAATGGCTTTTCTTACCCCAGAAAAATCAGTACTGAGTTACGAACATCAGGTAGTAATGCCAAGCAAGGAGATT from Funiculus sociatus GB2-C1 includes these protein-coding regions:
- a CDS encoding EcsC family protein, with amino-acid sequence MPVKSREGSSTNQMSEAIATATQMAACAAKWGSNVAMVTAEEITNTTTAVSKSAVPAAVQFVEQGTETVGKIVTPIAENPLIKYAAKVPGINVLMTALGQVDVQKAQNEVDKLRQEYPLEKPEQLAHRIMVDTALKAGGIGLATNFLPPLALALFGIELAAIAALQSEMIYRIAAAYGFPLKDPTRRGEVLVIFGLSVGSSGVLKGGLSFVEILPVIGAVVGASSNASLIYTLGYVASRFYEAKKNSAASSAGVTTTG
- a CDS encoding adenylate/guanylate cyclase domain-containing protein, translated to MSLLLRSPSLTQERYSTAPQFPNRRGSQMYDLTRFTLRDMVECGLALRQFGLGAESMEEASNRIVRYLYENFCTKLTGEKSCALVRLFKTHPYEDLEAELAEYARSMLGEYPPLPAMKCMTPLATVGEQTEWNSRHTSVGHKAIPLASESVVAQMPMISQLIRQLGLDIKTVINPDPNLLVEIEQRKYNVFYVPEAIGNPYIPAQDSFVIPFGIKSVLGFGGLLPSGNLFAIIMFLKVQIPHSTAQMFSTLALNVKTALLPFDRGAVFAQKDESAPASRQIFTRNTEREVAQLKSQVVTLTQLLDVFEKSILVQSDRLEQAIEQLADSAQKSEELLLNILPEAIAKQLKQNPAAIAEQFNEVTIMFADLVGFTPLSARLKPIELVNLLNQIFCTFDALAQQLGLEKIKTIGDAYMVAAGLPLPRADHAEAIADMALAMQAAIERLRTEGGVNVQIRIGINTGIVIAGVIGTKKFIYDLWGDAVNIASRMESSGQAGSIQVTEATYERLKDKYVFQKRGAIKVKGKGEMVTYWLVGSFANTRIGA
- a CDS encoding rhodanese-related sulfurtransferase; this encodes MSQVVVTFYKFVKLPDFAEKRYPLLLHCEVQGIRGTILLAAEGINGTIAGSRQAIDSVLSFLRSDPRLVDLEHKESYADSPPFDRMKVRLKKEIVTLGLPQIDPSDRVGTYVSPKEWNELISDPEVTIIDTRNDYEVSIGSFKGAQNPKTASFRQFPHYVRNDLNPSKHKKVALFCTGGIRCEKATSFMMAQGFQEVYHLKGGILKYLEEIPPEESLWEGECFVFDQRVAVREGLAAGTHQMCRSCGHPISEADKTSPHYQENVSCPYCCDRPV
- a CDS encoding Crp/Fnr family transcriptional regulator, with the protein product MQATVEQLSEIRVFVDLTPAELEHLQPYTQVQKYSKGEIVLHEGDRLPPKLYALLGGSLQITKTATTGKETILRTLPPGEIFAAPALLGDGISPAMVTAELDSIILTVQRDALLEAIRQTPEISLRMLMVFNSRLQQLHDTVHGLVSERAIVRLARFIQYFASQGTEPTPTGASLKVKLSYYQIARSIGITYEECVRMFKSLKSVVAYSRGGKITVLDAEKLEAIASGTSELHA
- a CDS encoding threo-3-hydroxy-L-aspartate ammonia-lyase codes for the protein MVLSVTIAEVEAAAVRLSGIAHRTPVLTSKTVNQRTNSQVFFKCENFQRTGSFKFRGAYNAMAQLSKAQKQSGVLTYSSGNHAQAIALAGQLLGIRTTIIMPDDAPAVKQAATRGYGAEVILYNRQETTREALAKDMVSDRHLTLIPPYDHPHVIAGQGTTALELIQEVGKLDLVLVCCGGGGLLSGCAIATKAFSPNCRVIGVEPERADDATRSFHTKTLHTVTNPDTIADGARTPCLGKITFPLVLHYVDDMVTVSEEAIRSTMFFLWLRLKIVVEPTGALAAAALLSGVVTDAKIGVIITGGNVDMTQIGNIFLAR